Proteins from a genomic interval of Siniperca chuatsi isolate FFG_IHB_CAS linkage group LG10, ASM2008510v1, whole genome shotgun sequence:
- the tmcc1a gene encoding transmembrane and coiled-coil domains protein 1 isoform X5, with amino-acid sequence MRHPAMEVILNLVTADTSTLPTPTTIDRLEVSGLGQTPLAVSCGADGSFPGCEDGTPDPQRTKQAIAQLQQKILKLTEQIKIEQTARDDNVAEYLKLANNADKQQSTRIKQENLFCGCQVFEKKNQKSAQTIQQLQRKLEHYHRKLREVEHNGIPRQPKDVLRDMQQGLKDVGAKVTGFSEGVVDSVKGGLSSFSQATHSAAGAVVSKPREIASLIRNKFGSADNIPSLKDSLDDPSVEEGVMGAGGRSLGNAGHHLQPSPKYGSEDDCSSATSGSAGANSTTGAPGGPPSSKGNTLERSQSSSLDMLLQEVQELREGQARLEESLDGLKSHYQRDYTVVMQALQEERFRCERLEEQLNDLTELHQNEILNLKQELASMEEKIAYQSYERARDIQEALEACQTRISKMELQQQQQQVVQLEGLENATARTLLGKLINVLLALMAVLLVFVSTVANCVVPLMKTRSRSLSTLLFILLLAFLWRNWDALSGYTHRALQPPG; translated from the exons ATGCGTCACCCCGCCATGGAGGTCATCCTCAATCTGGTAACTGCTGACACCTCTACACTTCCTACTCCCACCACT ATCGACCGGCTGGAGGTGAGTGGACTGGGCCAAACACCCCTGGCTGTTTCATGTGGGGCAGACGGTTCATTCCCGGGATGTGAGGATGGCACCCCAGACCCTCAGCGCACAAAGCAGGCAATCGCCCAGCTGCAGCAAAAAATCCTCAAGCTCACAGAGCAGATTAAGATCGAGCAGACGGCCAGGGATGACAATGTTGCAGAATACCTCAAACTGGCCAACAATGCTGACAAACAGCAAAGCACACGCATCAAACAG GAAAACCTGTTCTGTGGCTGTCAGGTGTTTGAGAAAAAGAACCAGAAGTCGGCACAGACCATCCAGCAGCTGCAAAGGAAACTGGAGCACTACCACCGGAAGTTGCGAGAAGTGGAGCACAACGGTATCCCACGCCAGCCCAAAGATGTTCTGCGGGACATGCAGCAGGGCCTGAAGGATGTAGGCGCCAAAGTCACAGGCTTCAGTGAAGGTGTAGTGGACAGCGTGAAGGGAGGCCTCTCCAGCTTCTCCCAGGCTACTCACTCTGCTGCTGGGGCCGTTGTCTCCAAACCCCGGGAGATTGCCTCGCTCATTCGCAACAAATTTGGCAGCGCTGACAACATACCCTCGCTCAAAGACTCTCTGGACGACCCCTCAGTGGAAGAAGGTGTGATGGGGGCTGGCGGACGTTCACTGGGCAATGCTGGGCATCACCTCCAGCCCAGTCCCAAGTATGGTAGCGAGGATGACTGCTCTAGTGCTACATCAGGCTCAGCAGGGGCCAACAGCACCACAGGGGCCCCTGGAGGTCCCCCCAGTTCCAAGGGCAACACACTGGAGAGGAGCCAGAGCTCCAGCCTGGACATGCTGCTACAGGAGGTGCAGGAGCTGAGGGAGGGCCAGGCAAGGCTAGAGGAGAGCCTCGATGGCTTGAAGAGCCACTATCAGAGAGACTACACAGTTGTTATGCAAGCACTGCAGGAGGAGCGCTTCAg gtgtgaaCGTCTGGAGGAACAGCTGAATGACCTGACAGAACTTCACCAGAATGAAATCCTCAACCTCAAACAGGAGCTGGCCAGCATGGAGGAGAAGATCGCCTACCAGTCGTATGAGAGAGCCAGAGACATACAG GAGGCGCTGGAGGCGTGTCAGACACGGATCTCTAAGATGGAGctccagcagcaacaacagcaggtCGTCCAGTTGGAGGGGCTGGAAAATGCCACAGCCCGCACCCTCCTGGGAAAACTTATCAACGTGCTGCTGGCCCTTATGGCTGTCCTTCTGGTCTTTGTCTCAACTGTGGCCAACTGTGTGGTCCCCCTGATGAAGACACGCTCGCGCTCGCTCTCCAcactcctcttcatcctcctgctGGCCTTCTTGTGGAGAAACTGGGACGCACTCTCGGGGTACACACACCGCGCCCTG
- the tmcc1a gene encoding transmembrane and coiled-coil domains protein 1 isoform X8 has protein sequence MRHPAMEVILNLIDRLEVSGLGQTPLAVSCGADGSFPGCEDGTPDPQRTKQAIAQLQQKILKLTEQIKIEQTARDDNVAEYLKLANNADKQQSTRIKQENLFCGCQVFEKKNQKSAQTIQQLQRKLEHYHRKLREVEHNGIPRQPKDVLRDMQQGLKDVGAKVTGFSEGVVDSVKGGLSSFSQATHSAAGAVVSKPREIASLIRNKFGSADNIPSLKDSLDDPSVEEGVMGAGGRSLGNAGHHLQPSPKYGSEDDCSSATSGSAGANSTTGAPGGPPSSKGNTLERSQSSSLDMLLQEVQELREGQARLEESLDGLKSHYQRDYTVVMQALQEERFRCERLEEQLNDLTELHQNEILNLKQELASMEEKIAYQSYERARDIQEALEACQTRISKMELQQQQQQVVQLEGLENATARTLLGKLINVLLALMAVLLVFVSTVANCVVPLMKTRSRSLSTLLFILLLAFLWRNWDALSGYTHRALQPPG, from the exons ATGCGTCACCCCGCCATGGAGGTCATCCTCAATCTG ATCGACCGGCTGGAGGTGAGTGGACTGGGCCAAACACCCCTGGCTGTTTCATGTGGGGCAGACGGTTCATTCCCGGGATGTGAGGATGGCACCCCAGACCCTCAGCGCACAAAGCAGGCAATCGCCCAGCTGCAGCAAAAAATCCTCAAGCTCACAGAGCAGATTAAGATCGAGCAGACGGCCAGGGATGACAATGTTGCAGAATACCTCAAACTGGCCAACAATGCTGACAAACAGCAAAGCACACGCATCAAACAG GAAAACCTGTTCTGTGGCTGTCAGGTGTTTGAGAAAAAGAACCAGAAGTCGGCACAGACCATCCAGCAGCTGCAAAGGAAACTGGAGCACTACCACCGGAAGTTGCGAGAAGTGGAGCACAACGGTATCCCACGCCAGCCCAAAGATGTTCTGCGGGACATGCAGCAGGGCCTGAAGGATGTAGGCGCCAAAGTCACAGGCTTCAGTGAAGGTGTAGTGGACAGCGTGAAGGGAGGCCTCTCCAGCTTCTCCCAGGCTACTCACTCTGCTGCTGGGGCCGTTGTCTCCAAACCCCGGGAGATTGCCTCGCTCATTCGCAACAAATTTGGCAGCGCTGACAACATACCCTCGCTCAAAGACTCTCTGGACGACCCCTCAGTGGAAGAAGGTGTGATGGGGGCTGGCGGACGTTCACTGGGCAATGCTGGGCATCACCTCCAGCCCAGTCCCAAGTATGGTAGCGAGGATGACTGCTCTAGTGCTACATCAGGCTCAGCAGGGGCCAACAGCACCACAGGGGCCCCTGGAGGTCCCCCCAGTTCCAAGGGCAACACACTGGAGAGGAGCCAGAGCTCCAGCCTGGACATGCTGCTACAGGAGGTGCAGGAGCTGAGGGAGGGCCAGGCAAGGCTAGAGGAGAGCCTCGATGGCTTGAAGAGCCACTATCAGAGAGACTACACAGTTGTTATGCAAGCACTGCAGGAGGAGCGCTTCAg gtgtgaaCGTCTGGAGGAACAGCTGAATGACCTGACAGAACTTCACCAGAATGAAATCCTCAACCTCAAACAGGAGCTGGCCAGCATGGAGGAGAAGATCGCCTACCAGTCGTATGAGAGAGCCAGAGACATACAG GAGGCGCTGGAGGCGTGTCAGACACGGATCTCTAAGATGGAGctccagcagcaacaacagcaggtCGTCCAGTTGGAGGGGCTGGAAAATGCCACAGCCCGCACCCTCCTGGGAAAACTTATCAACGTGCTGCTGGCCCTTATGGCTGTCCTTCTGGTCTTTGTCTCAACTGTGGCCAACTGTGTGGTCCCCCTGATGAAGACACGCTCGCGCTCGCTCTCCAcactcctcttcatcctcctgctGGCCTTCTTGTGGAGAAACTGGGACGCACTCTCGGGGTACACACACCGCGCCCTG
- the tmcc1a gene encoding transmembrane and coiled-coil domains protein 1 isoform X9, whose amino-acid sequence MRGITTNKIDRLEVSGLGQTPLAVSCGADGSFPGCEDGTPDPQRTKQAIAQLQQKILKLTEQIKIEQTARDDNVAEYLKLANNADKQQSTRIKQENLFCGCQVFEKKNQKSAQTIQQLQRKLEHYHRKLREVEHNGIPRQPKDVLRDMQQGLKDVGAKVTGFSEGVVDSVKGGLSSFSQATHSAAGAVVSKPREIASLIRNKFGSADNIPSLKDSLDDPSVEEGVMGAGGRSLGNAGHHLQPSPKYGSEDDCSSATSGSAGANSTTGAPGGPPSSKGNTLERSQSSSLDMLLQEVQELREGQARLEESLDGLKSHYQRDYTVVMQALQEERFRCERLEEQLNDLTELHQNEILNLKQELASMEEKIAYQSYERARDIQEALEACQTRISKMELQQQQQQVVQLEGLENATARTLLGKLINVLLALMAVLLVFVSTVANCVVPLMKTRSRSLSTLLFILLLAFLWRNWDALSGYTHRALQPPG is encoded by the exons ATGCGAGGCATAACGACCAACAAG ATCGACCGGCTGGAGGTGAGTGGACTGGGCCAAACACCCCTGGCTGTTTCATGTGGGGCAGACGGTTCATTCCCGGGATGTGAGGATGGCACCCCAGACCCTCAGCGCACAAAGCAGGCAATCGCCCAGCTGCAGCAAAAAATCCTCAAGCTCACAGAGCAGATTAAGATCGAGCAGACGGCCAGGGATGACAATGTTGCAGAATACCTCAAACTGGCCAACAATGCTGACAAACAGCAAAGCACACGCATCAAACAG GAAAACCTGTTCTGTGGCTGTCAGGTGTTTGAGAAAAAGAACCAGAAGTCGGCACAGACCATCCAGCAGCTGCAAAGGAAACTGGAGCACTACCACCGGAAGTTGCGAGAAGTGGAGCACAACGGTATCCCACGCCAGCCCAAAGATGTTCTGCGGGACATGCAGCAGGGCCTGAAGGATGTAGGCGCCAAAGTCACAGGCTTCAGTGAAGGTGTAGTGGACAGCGTGAAGGGAGGCCTCTCCAGCTTCTCCCAGGCTACTCACTCTGCTGCTGGGGCCGTTGTCTCCAAACCCCGGGAGATTGCCTCGCTCATTCGCAACAAATTTGGCAGCGCTGACAACATACCCTCGCTCAAAGACTCTCTGGACGACCCCTCAGTGGAAGAAGGTGTGATGGGGGCTGGCGGACGTTCACTGGGCAATGCTGGGCATCACCTCCAGCCCAGTCCCAAGTATGGTAGCGAGGATGACTGCTCTAGTGCTACATCAGGCTCAGCAGGGGCCAACAGCACCACAGGGGCCCCTGGAGGTCCCCCCAGTTCCAAGGGCAACACACTGGAGAGGAGCCAGAGCTCCAGCCTGGACATGCTGCTACAGGAGGTGCAGGAGCTGAGGGAGGGCCAGGCAAGGCTAGAGGAGAGCCTCGATGGCTTGAAGAGCCACTATCAGAGAGACTACACAGTTGTTATGCAAGCACTGCAGGAGGAGCGCTTCAg gtgtgaaCGTCTGGAGGAACAGCTGAATGACCTGACAGAACTTCACCAGAATGAAATCCTCAACCTCAAACAGGAGCTGGCCAGCATGGAGGAGAAGATCGCCTACCAGTCGTATGAGAGAGCCAGAGACATACAG GAGGCGCTGGAGGCGTGTCAGACACGGATCTCTAAGATGGAGctccagcagcaacaacagcaggtCGTCCAGTTGGAGGGGCTGGAAAATGCCACAGCCCGCACCCTCCTGGGAAAACTTATCAACGTGCTGCTGGCCCTTATGGCTGTCCTTCTGGTCTTTGTCTCAACTGTGGCCAACTGTGTGGTCCCCCTGATGAAGACACGCTCGCGCTCGCTCTCCAcactcctcttcatcctcctgctGGCCTTCTTGTGGAGAAACTGGGACGCACTCTCGGGGTACACACACCGCGCCCTG
- the tmcc1a gene encoding transmembrane and coiled-coil domains protein 1 isoform X6, giving the protein MHWEQFLRLTNGKIDRLEVSGLGQTPLAVSCGADGSFPGCEDGTPDPQRTKQAIAQLQQKILKLTEQIKIEQTARDDNVAEYLKLANNADKQQSTRIKQENLFCGCQVFEKKNQKSAQTIQQLQRKLEHYHRKLREVEHNGIPRQPKDVLRDMQQGLKDVGAKVTGFSEGVVDSVKGGLSSFSQATHSAAGAVVSKPREIASLIRNKFGSADNIPSLKDSLDDPSVEEGVMGAGGRSLGNAGHHLQPSPKYGSEDDCSSATSGSAGANSTTGAPGGPPSSKGNTLERSQSSSLDMLLQEVQELREGQARLEESLDGLKSHYQRDYTVVMQALQEERFRCERLEEQLNDLTELHQNEILNLKQELASMEEKIAYQSYERARDIQEALEACQTRISKMELQQQQQQVVQLEGLENATARTLLGKLINVLLALMAVLLVFVSTVANCVVPLMKTRSRSLSTLLFILLLAFLWRNWDALSGYTHRALQPPG; this is encoded by the exons ATGCACTGGGAACAATTTCTCCGTTTAACGAATGGAAAG ATCGACCGGCTGGAGGTGAGTGGACTGGGCCAAACACCCCTGGCTGTTTCATGTGGGGCAGACGGTTCATTCCCGGGATGTGAGGATGGCACCCCAGACCCTCAGCGCACAAAGCAGGCAATCGCCCAGCTGCAGCAAAAAATCCTCAAGCTCACAGAGCAGATTAAGATCGAGCAGACGGCCAGGGATGACAATGTTGCAGAATACCTCAAACTGGCCAACAATGCTGACAAACAGCAAAGCACACGCATCAAACAG GAAAACCTGTTCTGTGGCTGTCAGGTGTTTGAGAAAAAGAACCAGAAGTCGGCACAGACCATCCAGCAGCTGCAAAGGAAACTGGAGCACTACCACCGGAAGTTGCGAGAAGTGGAGCACAACGGTATCCCACGCCAGCCCAAAGATGTTCTGCGGGACATGCAGCAGGGCCTGAAGGATGTAGGCGCCAAAGTCACAGGCTTCAGTGAAGGTGTAGTGGACAGCGTGAAGGGAGGCCTCTCCAGCTTCTCCCAGGCTACTCACTCTGCTGCTGGGGCCGTTGTCTCCAAACCCCGGGAGATTGCCTCGCTCATTCGCAACAAATTTGGCAGCGCTGACAACATACCCTCGCTCAAAGACTCTCTGGACGACCCCTCAGTGGAAGAAGGTGTGATGGGGGCTGGCGGACGTTCACTGGGCAATGCTGGGCATCACCTCCAGCCCAGTCCCAAGTATGGTAGCGAGGATGACTGCTCTAGTGCTACATCAGGCTCAGCAGGGGCCAACAGCACCACAGGGGCCCCTGGAGGTCCCCCCAGTTCCAAGGGCAACACACTGGAGAGGAGCCAGAGCTCCAGCCTGGACATGCTGCTACAGGAGGTGCAGGAGCTGAGGGAGGGCCAGGCAAGGCTAGAGGAGAGCCTCGATGGCTTGAAGAGCCACTATCAGAGAGACTACACAGTTGTTATGCAAGCACTGCAGGAGGAGCGCTTCAg gtgtgaaCGTCTGGAGGAACAGCTGAATGACCTGACAGAACTTCACCAGAATGAAATCCTCAACCTCAAACAGGAGCTGGCCAGCATGGAGGAGAAGATCGCCTACCAGTCGTATGAGAGAGCCAGAGACATACAG GAGGCGCTGGAGGCGTGTCAGACACGGATCTCTAAGATGGAGctccagcagcaacaacagcaggtCGTCCAGTTGGAGGGGCTGGAAAATGCCACAGCCCGCACCCTCCTGGGAAAACTTATCAACGTGCTGCTGGCCCTTATGGCTGTCCTTCTGGTCTTTGTCTCAACTGTGGCCAACTGTGTGGTCCCCCTGATGAAGACACGCTCGCGCTCGCTCTCCAcactcctcttcatcctcctgctGGCCTTCTTGTGGAGAAACTGGGACGCACTCTCGGGGTACACACACCGCGCCCTG
- the tmcc1a gene encoding transmembrane and coiled-coil domains protein 1 isoform X10, which translates to MHWEQFLRLTNGKIDRLEVSGLGQTPLAVSCGADGSFPGCEDGTPDPQRTKQAIAQLQQKILKLTEQIKIEQTARDDNVAEYLKLANNADKQQSTRIKQVFEKKNQKSAQTIQQLQRKLEHYHRKLREVEHNGIPRQPKDVLRDMQQGLKDVGAKVTGFSEGVVDSVKGGLSSFSQATHSAAGAVVSKPREIASLIRNKFGSADNIPSLKDSLDDPSVEEGVMGAGGRSLGNAGHHLQPSPKYGSEDDCSSATSGSAGANSTTGAPGGPPSSKGNTLERSQSSSLDMLLQEVQELREGQARLEESLDGLKSHYQRDYTVVMQALQEERFRCERLEEQLNDLTELHQNEILNLKQELASMEEKIAYQSYERARDIQEALEACQTRISKMELQQQQQQVVQLEGLENATARTLLGKLINVLLALMAVLLVFVSTVANCVVPLMKTRSRSLSTLLFILLLAFLWRNWDALSGYTHRALQPPG; encoded by the exons ATGCACTGGGAACAATTTCTCCGTTTAACGAATGGAAAG ATCGACCGGCTGGAGGTGAGTGGACTGGGCCAAACACCCCTGGCTGTTTCATGTGGGGCAGACGGTTCATTCCCGGGATGTGAGGATGGCACCCCAGACCCTCAGCGCACAAAGCAGGCAATCGCCCAGCTGCAGCAAAAAATCCTCAAGCTCACAGAGCAGATTAAGATCGAGCAGACGGCCAGGGATGACAATGTTGCAGAATACCTCAAACTGGCCAACAATGCTGACAAACAGCAAAGCACACGCATCAAACAG GTGTTTGAGAAAAAGAACCAGAAGTCGGCACAGACCATCCAGCAGCTGCAAAGGAAACTGGAGCACTACCACCGGAAGTTGCGAGAAGTGGAGCACAACGGTATCCCACGCCAGCCCAAAGATGTTCTGCGGGACATGCAGCAGGGCCTGAAGGATGTAGGCGCCAAAGTCACAGGCTTCAGTGAAGGTGTAGTGGACAGCGTGAAGGGAGGCCTCTCCAGCTTCTCCCAGGCTACTCACTCTGCTGCTGGGGCCGTTGTCTCCAAACCCCGGGAGATTGCCTCGCTCATTCGCAACAAATTTGGCAGCGCTGACAACATACCCTCGCTCAAAGACTCTCTGGACGACCCCTCAGTGGAAGAAGGTGTGATGGGGGCTGGCGGACGTTCACTGGGCAATGCTGGGCATCACCTCCAGCCCAGTCCCAAGTATGGTAGCGAGGATGACTGCTCTAGTGCTACATCAGGCTCAGCAGGGGCCAACAGCACCACAGGGGCCCCTGGAGGTCCCCCCAGTTCCAAGGGCAACACACTGGAGAGGAGCCAGAGCTCCAGCCTGGACATGCTGCTACAGGAGGTGCAGGAGCTGAGGGAGGGCCAGGCAAGGCTAGAGGAGAGCCTCGATGGCTTGAAGAGCCACTATCAGAGAGACTACACAGTTGTTATGCAAGCACTGCAGGAGGAGCGCTTCAg gtgtgaaCGTCTGGAGGAACAGCTGAATGACCTGACAGAACTTCACCAGAATGAAATCCTCAACCTCAAACAGGAGCTGGCCAGCATGGAGGAGAAGATCGCCTACCAGTCGTATGAGAGAGCCAGAGACATACAG GAGGCGCTGGAGGCGTGTCAGACACGGATCTCTAAGATGGAGctccagcagcaacaacagcaggtCGTCCAGTTGGAGGGGCTGGAAAATGCCACAGCCCGCACCCTCCTGGGAAAACTTATCAACGTGCTGCTGGCCCTTATGGCTGTCCTTCTGGTCTTTGTCTCAACTGTGGCCAACTGTGTGGTCCCCCTGATGAAGACACGCTCGCGCTCGCTCTCCAcactcctcttcatcctcctgctGGCCTTCTTGTGGAGAAACTGGGACGCACTCTCGGGGTACACACACCGCGCCCTG
- the tmcc1a gene encoding transmembrane and coiled-coil domains protein 1 isoform X7 — MVQRFSLRRQYSKIDRLEVSGLGQTPLAVSCGADGSFPGCEDGTPDPQRTKQAIAQLQQKILKLTEQIKIEQTARDDNVAEYLKLANNADKQQSTRIKQENLFCGCQVFEKKNQKSAQTIQQLQRKLEHYHRKLREVEHNGIPRQPKDVLRDMQQGLKDVGAKVTGFSEGVVDSVKGGLSSFSQATHSAAGAVVSKPREIASLIRNKFGSADNIPSLKDSLDDPSVEEGVMGAGGRSLGNAGHHLQPSPKYGSEDDCSSATSGSAGANSTTGAPGGPPSSKGNTLERSQSSSLDMLLQEVQELREGQARLEESLDGLKSHYQRDYTVVMQALQEERFRCERLEEQLNDLTELHQNEILNLKQELASMEEKIAYQSYERARDIQEALEACQTRISKMELQQQQQQVVQLEGLENATARTLLGKLINVLLALMAVLLVFVSTVANCVVPLMKTRSRSLSTLLFILLLAFLWRNWDALSGYTHRALQPPG, encoded by the exons ATCGACCGGCTGGAGGTGAGTGGACTGGGCCAAACACCCCTGGCTGTTTCATGTGGGGCAGACGGTTCATTCCCGGGATGTGAGGATGGCACCCCAGACCCTCAGCGCACAAAGCAGGCAATCGCCCAGCTGCAGCAAAAAATCCTCAAGCTCACAGAGCAGATTAAGATCGAGCAGACGGCCAGGGATGACAATGTTGCAGAATACCTCAAACTGGCCAACAATGCTGACAAACAGCAAAGCACACGCATCAAACAG GAAAACCTGTTCTGTGGCTGTCAGGTGTTTGAGAAAAAGAACCAGAAGTCGGCACAGACCATCCAGCAGCTGCAAAGGAAACTGGAGCACTACCACCGGAAGTTGCGAGAAGTGGAGCACAACGGTATCCCACGCCAGCCCAAAGATGTTCTGCGGGACATGCAGCAGGGCCTGAAGGATGTAGGCGCCAAAGTCACAGGCTTCAGTGAAGGTGTAGTGGACAGCGTGAAGGGAGGCCTCTCCAGCTTCTCCCAGGCTACTCACTCTGCTGCTGGGGCCGTTGTCTCCAAACCCCGGGAGATTGCCTCGCTCATTCGCAACAAATTTGGCAGCGCTGACAACATACCCTCGCTCAAAGACTCTCTGGACGACCCCTCAGTGGAAGAAGGTGTGATGGGGGCTGGCGGACGTTCACTGGGCAATGCTGGGCATCACCTCCAGCCCAGTCCCAAGTATGGTAGCGAGGATGACTGCTCTAGTGCTACATCAGGCTCAGCAGGGGCCAACAGCACCACAGGGGCCCCTGGAGGTCCCCCCAGTTCCAAGGGCAACACACTGGAGAGGAGCCAGAGCTCCAGCCTGGACATGCTGCTACAGGAGGTGCAGGAGCTGAGGGAGGGCCAGGCAAGGCTAGAGGAGAGCCTCGATGGCTTGAAGAGCCACTATCAGAGAGACTACACAGTTGTTATGCAAGCACTGCAGGAGGAGCGCTTCAg gtgtgaaCGTCTGGAGGAACAGCTGAATGACCTGACAGAACTTCACCAGAATGAAATCCTCAACCTCAAACAGGAGCTGGCCAGCATGGAGGAGAAGATCGCCTACCAGTCGTATGAGAGAGCCAGAGACATACAG GAGGCGCTGGAGGCGTGTCAGACACGGATCTCTAAGATGGAGctccagcagcaacaacagcaggtCGTCCAGTTGGAGGGGCTGGAAAATGCCACAGCCCGCACCCTCCTGGGAAAACTTATCAACGTGCTGCTGGCCCTTATGGCTGTCCTTCTGGTCTTTGTCTCAACTGTGGCCAACTGTGTGGTCCCCCTGATGAAGACACGCTCGCGCTCGCTCTCCAcactcctcttcatcctcctgctGGCCTTCTTGTGGAGAAACTGGGACGCACTCTCGGGGTACACACACCGCGCCCTG
- the tmcc1a gene encoding transmembrane and coiled-coil domains protein 1 isoform X11 codes for MVQRFSLRRQYSKIDRLEVSGLGQTPLAVSCGADGSFPGCEDGTPDPQRTKQAIAQLQQKILKLTEQIKIEQTARDDNVAEYLKLANNADKQQSTRIKQVFEKKNQKSAQTIQQLQRKLEHYHRKLREVEHNGIPRQPKDVLRDMQQGLKDVGAKVTGFSEGVVDSVKGGLSSFSQATHSAAGAVVSKPREIASLIRNKFGSADNIPSLKDSLDDPSVEEGVMGAGGRSLGNAGHHLQPSPKYGSEDDCSSATSGSAGANSTTGAPGGPPSSKGNTLERSQSSSLDMLLQEVQELREGQARLEESLDGLKSHYQRDYTVVMQALQEERFRCERLEEQLNDLTELHQNEILNLKQELASMEEKIAYQSYERARDIQEALEACQTRISKMELQQQQQQVVQLEGLENATARTLLGKLINVLLALMAVLLVFVSTVANCVVPLMKTRSRSLSTLLFILLLAFLWRNWDALSGYTHRALQPPG; via the exons ATCGACCGGCTGGAGGTGAGTGGACTGGGCCAAACACCCCTGGCTGTTTCATGTGGGGCAGACGGTTCATTCCCGGGATGTGAGGATGGCACCCCAGACCCTCAGCGCACAAAGCAGGCAATCGCCCAGCTGCAGCAAAAAATCCTCAAGCTCACAGAGCAGATTAAGATCGAGCAGACGGCCAGGGATGACAATGTTGCAGAATACCTCAAACTGGCCAACAATGCTGACAAACAGCAAAGCACACGCATCAAACAG GTGTTTGAGAAAAAGAACCAGAAGTCGGCACAGACCATCCAGCAGCTGCAAAGGAAACTGGAGCACTACCACCGGAAGTTGCGAGAAGTGGAGCACAACGGTATCCCACGCCAGCCCAAAGATGTTCTGCGGGACATGCAGCAGGGCCTGAAGGATGTAGGCGCCAAAGTCACAGGCTTCAGTGAAGGTGTAGTGGACAGCGTGAAGGGAGGCCTCTCCAGCTTCTCCCAGGCTACTCACTCTGCTGCTGGGGCCGTTGTCTCCAAACCCCGGGAGATTGCCTCGCTCATTCGCAACAAATTTGGCAGCGCTGACAACATACCCTCGCTCAAAGACTCTCTGGACGACCCCTCAGTGGAAGAAGGTGTGATGGGGGCTGGCGGACGTTCACTGGGCAATGCTGGGCATCACCTCCAGCCCAGTCCCAAGTATGGTAGCGAGGATGACTGCTCTAGTGCTACATCAGGCTCAGCAGGGGCCAACAGCACCACAGGGGCCCCTGGAGGTCCCCCCAGTTCCAAGGGCAACACACTGGAGAGGAGCCAGAGCTCCAGCCTGGACATGCTGCTACAGGAGGTGCAGGAGCTGAGGGAGGGCCAGGCAAGGCTAGAGGAGAGCCTCGATGGCTTGAAGAGCCACTATCAGAGAGACTACACAGTTGTTATGCAAGCACTGCAGGAGGAGCGCTTCAg gtgtgaaCGTCTGGAGGAACAGCTGAATGACCTGACAGAACTTCACCAGAATGAAATCCTCAACCTCAAACAGGAGCTGGCCAGCATGGAGGAGAAGATCGCCTACCAGTCGTATGAGAGAGCCAGAGACATACAG GAGGCGCTGGAGGCGTGTCAGACACGGATCTCTAAGATGGAGctccagcagcaacaacagcaggtCGTCCAGTTGGAGGGGCTGGAAAATGCCACAGCCCGCACCCTCCTGGGAAAACTTATCAACGTGCTGCTGGCCCTTATGGCTGTCCTTCTGGTCTTTGTCTCAACTGTGGCCAACTGTGTGGTCCCCCTGATGAAGACACGCTCGCGCTCGCTCTCCAcactcctcttcatcctcctgctGGCCTTCTTGTGGAGAAACTGGGACGCACTCTCGGGGTACACACACCGCGCCCTG